A stretch of DNA from Paenibacillus albus:
CTTGGCGGCGCACTTGGCAACTTCATGGAGCGCGCACTGTATGGTGAAGTGGTGGATTTCCTGCAGTTTACTTTTGGCAGCTATGTGTTCCCTATATTTAATTTGGCAGACTCGGGTATTTTTGTCGGTGTCGTCCTGATCCTGCTGGATGCGTTTATTACTTCGAAGAATGAGAAGAACGGAGATTCAAATGACAGACAAGAACGAAATGGACAAGATGAGCTTACTGGACAACAAGGAGAGCAATTTATTGGGTGAGGAGCCGCTGGCTTTCGCGGTAGAAGAAACCGATGCCGGCGAGCGCCTTGATAAATATGTGACGGAGAGCATCGAAGAAGGAACTGTATCCCGCACGCAAGTGCAGGAATGGATCAAGAGCGGAGCTGTTCTCGTGAACGGACGAGCCGTCAAAGCGAACTATAAACTAGCCGTGGCCGATCAGGTCACGGTTATTATTCCTGAACCGGAAGAAGCGGTCATCGAAGCACAGCAGATCCCGCTCGATATCGTCTATGAAGACAGTGACGTTATCGTCATTAACAAGCCGCGCGGTATGGTTGTTCATCCTGCTGTGGGTCACTATTCCGGTACGGTCGTGAATGCGCTGATGTACCATTGCACAGACCTCTCCGGGATTAACGGAGTGATGCGCCCTGGTATCGTGCACCGGATCGACAAAGACACTTCGGGCTTGTTAATGGCAGCCAAGAATGATCTTGCGCATGCATCACTCGCGGCGCAGCTCAAGGAGCATAGCGTTACCCGCAAGTATCTGGCACTTGTTCACGGCAATATGCCGCATGAGCATGGAACGGTCGATGCTCCGATCGGAAGAGATCCAAAGGATCGGAAAATGTACACGGTCATCCACAAAGGCAGCAAGCACGCGGTCACTCATTTTCAAGTGGTTGAACGATTCGGCGATTACACGCTGCTCGAGCTGAAGCTCGAAACCGGACGTACACATCAGATTCGCGTACACATGAAATACATCGAGCATCCGCTTGCCGGCGATCCCCTCTATGGACGGAATAAGACGATCGGTCTCAAGGGGCAAGCGCTTCATGCGGCGGTACTCGGATTCGTGCATCCGCGCACGGGGGAATATATGGAATTCGAAGCGCCGATTCCGCCGGATATGGAGCATGAGTTGATGATTCTGCGTCAGCGCTAAATGTAGATTAGTGCAAACTTTTCGCCATATACTTTATGTGGCTTCAAGCACCCGATAAGCTATGATTAATTCAAATTAGTATTAGTGATACGAAGGGTGAGGAATGTCCATGACACAAATTAATCAAAACTATACACAGCTGCAAGGCAGCTACTTGTTCTCCGAAATCGCGAAGCGCCGTACGAAGTTTATCCAGGATAACCCGAACGCTCAGATCATCAGCCTCGGTATTGGCGACGTAACTCGCGGCTTGCCAGACGCGATCACGAAAGCGATGCACGCAGCGGTAGACGAGCTTTCGAATCCCGGCACATTCCGCGGCTATGGCCCGGAGCAAGGCTATGACTTCCTGATCAACGATATTATCAATAACGATTACAAAGCGCGCGGCATCGACATCGGCACGAATGAAGTATTCGTGAGCGACGGCTCCAAGTGCGACGTTGGTAATATTCAAGAGATCTTCAGCGACAACGCGGTCGTAGCCGTACAAGATCCGGTTTACCCGGTTTATGTGGATACGAACGTTATGGCTGGCCGTTCCGGCAAGTTCAATAAAGAAACGAACCAATACGAGAACATCGTTTACTTGAAGTGCGATGCTTCCAATAACTTCACGCCAAGCCTGCCTGACCGCAAAGTTGACCTCATTTACCTTTGCTACCCGAACAATCCGACGGGCATGACGCTGTCGAAGGAAGAACTGAAGCGCTGGGTTGATTTTGCAAAAGCGAATGACTGCATCATTCTGTACGATTCCGCGTACGAAGCATTCATTCAAGAAGCAGACGTTCCGCGCAGCATCTACGAGATCGAAGGCGCGAAGGAAGTTGCCATCGAATTCCGCAGCTTCTCGAAGACAGCCGGCTTCACAGGCGTTCGCTGCGCATACACAGTGGTGCCTCGCGAGCTGAAAGCGAAGGATGCAGACGGTAACGTATTGCTCGTTAACGATCTGTGGAATCGCCGCCACACAACGAAGTTCAACGGTGTATCTTATGTAACGCAGCGCGGCGCATCGGCGATCTACTCGCCGGAAGGTAAAGCGCAAATCGCTTCCATCATCGATTACTACATGACGAATGCTAGCATTATCCGTGAAGGTCTATCTTCGCTCGGTCTTGAAGTATTCGGCGGCGTGAACGCGCCTTACATTTGGTTGAAGACGCCAAACGGTCTTGATTCATGGGCATTCTTCGACAAGCTTCTGTCGGAAGCGAACATTGTTGGAACGCCGGGCGTCGGCTTCGGTCAAGCAGGTCAAGGCTACTTCCGCTTAACGGCGTTCGGAAGCCTCGAGAATACGGAAAAAGCGGTTGAACGGATCACGAAATTGTCGCTGTAATCTTAGAAGAAAACAAACTTGACATGCAAGTTTCGACATGAGATAATTCTTCTAATGAACAGCAGTACCTTTAATTCAGTCCAGAGAGGCTGGCAAGGTAACGTGATTCGCTGATTCAACCTATAGCAGGACAGTCCTATCCGCTTGCGTGCGTACGCATCAGCGGGGCTTGCCTTACATCCTATAGTTGATCACCGGCGTAAACAGTTAACTCCTTGCGAACTCTCGCAAGGAGTTTTTTTGTGCCCAGCCAGCAGTTGAATGCAGCTATTCGGTGAAGAACAAGCCAGGAGGAATGGATCCAGATGGATGAACAGCATCGCATCATTATGGACGAAGCGGCTATACGGCGCGCTTTAACTCGGATTGCCCATGAAATTGTCGAGAAGAACAAAGGCATTGAGAACTGCGTCCTTGTGGGTATTCGGACAAGAGGCATTTACTTGGCGAAGCGAGTGGCCGAACAGATTTGCGAGATCGAAGGCGCTCCGGTTGAAGTGCAGGAGCTTGACATCACTTCATACCGAGACGATCGGGAAGCCGGGATCTCGAAAGCATCCATTCGCAATTCAGCTTCTGTGAACGCGAAGGACAAACGGGTTATCCTGTTCGACGATGTGCTCTATACCGGGCGTACGATTCGCGCTGCGATGGACGCACTGATGGATTGCGGCAGACCACAGCTGATTCAATTAGCGGTGCTCGTAGACCGAGGTAACCGCGAGCTGCCAATTAGACCTGACTATGTCGGTAAGAACGTACCGACCTCGAAGCTTGAACAAATCGTAGTGTCTCTTCAGGAAGTGGACGAGAACGAACAAGTGACAATCATCCATTAGAAGGAGGAAGCTTTGGACATGACAACAACTTCAACATTGATTAAACAACGAAGCTTGCTCGGACTGAAGGAACTTAGCAAAGAAGAAATAACATCAATTCTTGATCGGGCGGCATATTGGGAAGCCAGCTCGAACAAGCTAAATCCGGTGCTGCATGAAAAATTTGTAGCGAATATGTTTTTTGAGAATAGTACAAGAACGAGGTTCTCCTTCGAAGTGGCAGAGAAACGGCTTGGCGCGCAAGTGTTGAACTTCTCGGCAGCCGTGTCCAGCGTTCAGAAGGGTGAATCCATCTATGATACGGTCCGCACGCTGGAGTCGATGGGCATCGACGCAGGCATCATCCGGCTAAAGCCGAACGGTGTGCTGGCAGAGCTTAGCGAGAAGATCAAAGTGCCGCTTATCAACGCAGGTGACGGCAACAATGAGCATCCGACGCAAGGACTGCTCGATCTGTATACGATGCGCAAGCAGTTTGGTGAGCTGAAGGGACTGACGGTCACGATTATCGGCGATGTGCTTCATAGCCGAGTGGCTCGCTCGAATCTGTATGCTCTGCAGAAGTTTGGCGCGAACGTGCAGTTCTGCTCGCCCGACAATCTGCGAGCACCGGAGTTGAACGCCCCTTATGTCACGATGGAAGAAGCGCTTCGCTCGGACGTCGTCATGATGCTGCGCGTGCAGCTTGAACGCCATGAAGGCGGCATGATGGGACCGGCAGAAGCGTATCGCGAGCAGTTCGGTTTAACGGAGGAACGTGCAGCGACAATCGTGCCGCATGCGATCATCATGCACCCGGCACCGATTAACCGCGGCGTCGAGATCGACGATGCGGTCATCGAAAGTCCGCAATCGCGCATTTTCCCGCAGATGGAGAACGGTGTGCCGATCCGGATGGCGGTAATTGAAAGGGCGCTTGCCTAACAACAGCTAGTAAAGCAACGCATTCGAACATAAAGGAGAACGACTAATCATGGCATTATGGATTCTTAACGGTCTCGTATGGGACGAACAGACAGGCGAAGCGACTCGCAAGCATGTACGTGTAGAAAATGGTCTCATTGCATCCATTCAAGATGCAGCTGCAGGCAATCCGGACACGGCAGGCCACGAAACGATTGATGCGAATGGCAAATTGGTCTCCGCAGGCTTCATTGATATGCATGTCCACTTGCGTGAACCAGGCTTTGAATATAAAGAAGATATCGCGAGCGGCACGCGCTCGGCAGCACGCGGCGGTTTCACAACGATCGCATGTATGCCGAACACGCGCCCAGTAACGGATACGCCAGAAACGGTGCGCTACATACTCGATAAAGCGGCAACAGCCGGTATCGTGAACGTACTGCCATACGCGGCGATCACGAAGAACGAGCTCGGCCGTGAGTTGACGGACTTCGCGGCGCTGAAGGAAGCAGGCGCAATCGGCTTTACGGACGATGGCGTAGGCGTTCAGAACGCGCAAATGATGAAGGACGCGATGAACCTGGCAGCTTCGATGAACATGCCGGTAATCGCGCACTGTGAGGACGATTCCCTCGTAGTAGGTGCGGCGGTGACGGAGGGCAAGTTCGCAAGAGAGAATGGCTTGAAGGGGATTCCGAACGAGTCTGAAGCCATTCACGTCGGCCGTGACATTCTGCTGGCGGAAGCGACAGGGGTTCACTACCACGTCTGCCACGTAAGCACGGAACAATCGGTAAGATTGATCCGGCTTGGCAAGCAGAACGGCATTAAAGTGACCGCTGAGGTATGTCCGCATCACTTGATCCTCTCGGATGAAGACATTCCAAGCATGGATGCGAATTGGAAAATGAATCCGCCGCTTCGTACGCCTCGCGACGTGCAAGCCGTTATTGAAGGCTTGGAAGACGGTACGCTCGACATGATCGTGACTGACCATGCTCCGCACAGCCAAGAAGAGAAAGCGCGCGGCATGCAGCTGGCGCCATTCGGCATCACAGGCTTCGAGACAGCTTTCCCGCTCATGTACACGAAATTCGTTCGTACGGGCAAATGGACGCTTGG
This window harbors:
- a CDS encoding RluA family pseudouridine synthase encodes the protein MTDKNEMDKMSLLDNKESNLLGEEPLAFAVEETDAGERLDKYVTESIEEGTVSRTQVQEWIKSGAVLVNGRAVKANYKLAVADQVTVIIPEPEEAVIEAQQIPLDIVYEDSDVIVINKPRGMVVHPAVGHYSGTVVNALMYHCTDLSGINGVMRPGIVHRIDKDTSGLLMAAKNDLAHASLAAQLKEHSVTRKYLALVHGNMPHEHGTVDAPIGRDPKDRKMYTVIHKGSKHAVTHFQVVERFGDYTLLELKLETGRTHQIRVHMKYIEHPLAGDPLYGRNKTIGLKGQALHAAVLGFVHPRTGEYMEFEAPIPPDMEHELMILRQR
- a CDS encoding dihydroorotase, with amino-acid sequence MALWILNGLVWDEQTGEATRKHVRVENGLIASIQDAAAGNPDTAGHETIDANGKLVSAGFIDMHVHLREPGFEYKEDIASGTRSAARGGFTTIACMPNTRPVTDTPETVRYILDKAATAGIVNVLPYAAITKNELGRELTDFAALKEAGAIGFTDDGVGVQNAQMMKDAMNLAASMNMPVIAHCEDDSLVVGAAVTEGKFARENGLKGIPNESEAIHVGRDILLAEATGVHYHVCHVSTEQSVRLIRLGKQNGIKVTAEVCPHHLILSDEDIPSMDANWKMNPPLRTPRDVQAVIEGLEDGTLDMIVTDHAPHSQEEKARGMQLAPFGITGFETAFPLMYTKFVRTGKWTLGFLLKRMTEDPARVFGLKSGMLQAGAPADLTIVDLENEREVNPESFASKGKNTPFGGWKLHGWPVATIVNGNVVWSEL
- the pyrR gene encoding bifunctional pyr operon transcriptional regulator/uracil phosphoribosyltransferase PyrR, which translates into the protein MDEQHRIIMDEAAIRRALTRIAHEIVEKNKGIENCVLVGIRTRGIYLAKRVAEQICEIEGAPVEVQELDITSYRDDREAGISKASIRNSASVNAKDKRVILFDDVLYTGRTIRAAMDALMDCGRPQLIQLAVLVDRGNRELPIRPDYVGKNVPTSKLEQIVVSLQEVDENEQVTIIH
- a CDS encoding LL-diaminopimelate aminotransferase; the protein is MTQINQNYTQLQGSYLFSEIAKRRTKFIQDNPNAQIISLGIGDVTRGLPDAITKAMHAAVDELSNPGTFRGYGPEQGYDFLINDIINNDYKARGIDIGTNEVFVSDGSKCDVGNIQEIFSDNAVVAVQDPVYPVYVDTNVMAGRSGKFNKETNQYENIVYLKCDASNNFTPSLPDRKVDLIYLCYPNNPTGMTLSKEELKRWVDFAKANDCIILYDSAYEAFIQEADVPRSIYEIEGAKEVAIEFRSFSKTAGFTGVRCAYTVVPRELKAKDADGNVLLVNDLWNRRHTTKFNGVSYVTQRGASAIYSPEGKAQIASIIDYYMTNASIIREGLSSLGLEVFGGVNAPYIWLKTPNGLDSWAFFDKLLSEANIVGTPGVGFGQAGQGYFRLTAFGSLENTEKAVERITKLSL
- a CDS encoding aspartate carbamoyltransferase catalytic subunit: MTTTSTLIKQRSLLGLKELSKEEITSILDRAAYWEASSNKLNPVLHEKFVANMFFENSTRTRFSFEVAEKRLGAQVLNFSAAVSSVQKGESIYDTVRTLESMGIDAGIIRLKPNGVLAELSEKIKVPLINAGDGNNEHPTQGLLDLYTMRKQFGELKGLTVTIIGDVLHSRVARSNLYALQKFGANVQFCSPDNLRAPELNAPYVTMEEALRSDVVMMLRVQLERHEGGMMGPAEAYREQFGLTEERAATIVPHAIIMHPAPINRGVEIDDAVIESPQSRIFPQMENGVPIRMAVIERALA